The nucleotide sequence aaaaaccaaattgaaaaatctcgcaGCGCTCACGAAATTTACTACTATCAGCATCATAGGCTATAGACATTGTTCATTTTGATACATATCCGATTGGCTGCCTGTTTCTTGGTAAGTGAAATGACACGAATCGTTACTAGTATGTAAATAAGGGAATTTACTCGTCATAAATCAAGCTTCACCAAAACTAGTGTACGACTGTACGTCTATGGACTAGATTAATAATAATACGTACCTAAAGGTGCCTTCACAATTCACAAGCGTtgttttaagtaggtacctacttatgtttcAAGTCTTCTTAAGTTGTccgaattcaaaattgaagaaaaatcgttttcttctaaattttaaatacataataGGTTCGTTCaaaagctttcaattttcaaccaagttgaaaaattattatgttatCTACGAGTAAAATTGTTTAGGGATGAAACAAGACGCACTTGTACGTGTAACACCTCGTGAAGAGTCAGAAGCTTGGACGAGGTAACTTTTCAACGTTGTAAATGTCACTAGGGCGCCAGTACCgacgaaataataaaataaaaccctAGTGACCTTTACAAAATGCCGCGCTTGACGCCAAAAATCATTTCTAACAGCGGCTCAAAAGACATCAAACTCGATAATCTTCAACTTCTATCATGTAGCAGCGTATACTACGTAATTACTTACACCACACGTACTACACCTACAATTCGAATCACCGCGTGAAGCCCCATCAATAACCCGTTATACACCTTCTACATTTTCACCCTTACTTTCGATATGGTTTTAAACCGTAACCAAATAATTATCCGTTAGTCTTCAAATTAAATCTTATTCGTAATCTTAAAGACGTATCTACTCCATCGTTGTCATCATAAAATCGACCATAATGATAAACTACTCTATCCTAATCAAAGACTCACACCGTTCGACataagattttttcaacaacgtcTTTAAAATTATGCTGTACGCTCCCCAAAGATCAACAAGACGACATTACAACGTTGATTACGCGCGTTAACACACCGAAGAAAAACCTAACCGATGTACTCAAAAAACGAAGCACTATGGAACACGACTCGAACGATTCCGAGCCAAAATCCGATTTTTGAACAATAACCAGAACTTGAAGACAATCGAAATTAAAGTTTTCCCTCTCGTTTCCATCTTTGAATCAGTACCATACACGAAAAAAGTACGACGTAGACACGCTAATGGAATATCATCAACGTCAGCAACGTCAGCCTGAGGAAATAGACTGCCATATTTTTCTCGAATCATCAAACTATCCGAATgcgaattggaaaaatgaacaatCTCAACTCGCACTAGGCCAATTTTCACGATGAGTTTTCTTTCAAAACCGCAAAAAAACATACACGGTGGTCCTCATTAAACAATTCGATTACTCTCGACTTGTTTTTAAATACAACGCTCCGTCGAGTAATAATGAAGATGCGTTaattaaaaaaagtaaccatCGACGTAACTAGTGGAGTAGCCCATATCTACGCAAGTACCTACAAGTACATGCTAAATTCGTATGTAATGTTGAAAAGTACAAGTAAGTATGCCTACATCACCGTGACTTATGGACACAACACGCTAACGCCCACATATATCTTATTATCAAGCGGAAATAATCGAGATGTAGAACAATTTCCGCAATTATCGAGATTCATTACAAGTTCATTTATCAACATATTTACCTAAAAAGGTATATAGGAACCTGTTTAGAAACTTGGCTActgttgttttcaaatttcaaccgaAACAATCGTCGCGCCGCGCCGCCGGGCTGATTTGCTGATTTGTCGTATACAATTGATAAATCTGCGACCTTATTCGTAGAAAATAATTCGTCTTTGTGTTTTCAACGCGGATCTCTCGTTGAAATTCAAACTTAACGAGTACACTGAACGGATTTCAAGTAGGAAAATCATCGATATTAGGTCGCCTTGccgtataaaaaaatacactaaaaatatcaaagttgATCGCAGATTTCATTAGACGGCAAGAATAGAGAAACTGTCTcattgaaattgacaaaaaaaatgcccaagttgaacttgacatttttcattgtacattattataaaaatacagatagtccaggaaaattagatgaaaaaaaagggtcattgggaaaagtgaggtagaaagctgaattttggtatacaggtccattttttggtgctgaacacgaatccgatgagtccccggtcgtccctggtgagctttctcccctattgtggatctaagccccccaaaaccagttttttgcaattttctcccccgcattgcattttagcgaaaaatgaggttagacacaagaatctacgtcaaatttccgatctagtgacatatcaacttttcttcgaccctcaagggggttggaaccacaaccattcaaaaaaggggggttccctgaaaaatacaaaacgtctataggcgcctaagaggggtgaaatggtccccgacagcgtttgagttgatattagcatgaaaagtgggtaccatagagaaacctccgcgcaaaaaattttagatccacaccccctcccctttttgcggaaccctccttttttgaaatttcagtatcactttcctcagccccatttcaaccgattttgaaaatttttctggaggtcatgtatatgcttgataggtaaccccacaaaaattttcaaccccctcccctcatatttaccccccaaaatggcgtttttttcatttttttaggcctattaacaatcaagattgcgaggtaaaattttgtaaacacgttttttggatgtatttttggcccccaaacatcatatactatattagaaatttttgctttgatgcgccgtggtaaaaacttgaaataatgtatcgtaggggggtggggggtgaaatggcaattttgaaaaaaacaactatcaatgagtagggtatcgttttcatatgattcgataccgctgagcacgaatatgacctccgattttttgctacactcacctacccctctccagagcccctcagccccctcaattttcacgattttcgaaatatagttattttgatgatgttggtgtcgttttcatatgattcgataccgctgagcacgaatatgacctccgatttcttgctacactcacctacacctctccagagcccctcagccccctcaattttcacgattttcgaaataaagttattttggtgatgttggtttcattgctatggaaaaattacgtaagttcattgttattgtacataaaatttctcgtagaatgagctacagcacatggctccccctcgagggggtggacccttcaatttttttccacgcagaaaacgtaacaatctgtatgtgtactggactgtataggtatgcggagcatatgtggcataataattattcatgataactgtaacttgagtatgtatgagtatgtattttataattcaatgactacctacataaaaaatcacaagaaaaaaatatggtaacgaaatacttataaaaaaaagtaaagaatgttaaTTTGTGATTCACTTAATCGTCATCATCACTAATGTCATCATCTGTGGTATAACTTTCGTCGCTGGAATAGTTGTAATCgtcattttctttcgaaaatcgtgaaaaatgagggggctgagggactctgaagaggggtaggtgattgtagcagaaaatctgaggtcatattcgtgctcagcggtatcgaatcatatgaaaacgacaccaacatcatcaaaataactacatttcggaaatcgtgaaaattgagggggctgaggggctctggagaggtgtaggtgagtgtagcaagaAATCGGAGGtcgtattcgtgctcagcggtgtcgaatcatatgaaaacgacaccaacatcatcaaaataactatattatttcgaaaatcgtgaaaattgaggggactgaggggctctggagaggggtaggtgagtgtagcaaaaaatcggaggtcatattcgtgctcaacggtgtcgaatcatatgaaaacgataccctactcattgatagttgtttttttcaaaattgccatttcacccgcacccccctacgatacattatttcaagtttttaccacggcgcatcaaagcaaaaatttctaatatagtatatgatgtttgggggccaaaaatacatccaaaaaacgtgtttacaaaattttacctcgcaatcttgattgttaataggcctaaaaaaatgaaaaaaacgccattttggggggtaaatatgaggggagggggttgaaaatttttgtggggttacctatcaagcatatacatgacctccagaaaaattttcaaaatcggttgaaatggggctgaggaaagtgatactgaaatttcaaaaaaggagggttccgcaaaaaggggagggggtgtggatctaaaattttttgcgcggaggtttctctatggtacccacttttcatgctaatatcaactcaaacgctgtcggggaccatttcacccctcttaggcgcctatagacgttttgtatttttcagggaaccccccttttttgaatggttgtggttccaacccccttgagggtcgaagaaaagttgatatgtcactagatcggaaatttgacgtagattcttgtgtctaacctcatttttcgctaaaatgcaatgcgggggagaaaattgcaaaaaactggttttggggggcttagatccacaataggggagaaagctcaccagggacgaccggggactcatcggattcgtgttcagcaccaaaaaatggacctgtataccaaaattcagctttctacctcacttttcccaatggaatgttatttttcctggactaagAAGTCGGTCAGAAATTCAATGTGATCAACTAATTAATAGGGAAACCcagtatatgtacgagtatactctTATTTGAGGTCTCGTACTGCCTAAAATATTCGAATACCTACCCTAAAAATACGCCAATTCAAAATGTATATCGTTATACTCGTCTTGATCAGCACTACAAGAAAATTGCTGTATGATTCAGTTATATTTTCTGAAATACCCTACATACCTACGTGCATTATTCACAAAATATGTAGAACAAACATATGATCGAATGAAAATTGTATTATTGTATTTTATAacctcaaaaaatcatcaaactttttgaaaaacagattaCTAGCAAGTATTTACATATTTTGGTAACGCCAACAAACTCCTAAATGATTATTTTCAGCAGCTGATCTTGTGAATTATGATGAAGATGAGAAGCATACTCATAGTTGCTCAACTCCAAACcatccccaaaaaattttcttcatgaaTAAATTGCCGATCAAAGATTGGCAACTGCCATTTCTGAGTAATCTGATACTTAATTTGATTAtgcaaaatgaattatttttagtcgaaaattaatttttttcaaataatcaacATCACTATCAATTAAGACCTAATGACAATCCCTGCTGCTCTGTAAGTTCCATAACTAAGAaagctaaagaaaaaaataataaaaactgaatgacaatttttttatagtaatatttcacttttataatgttgaaatttgagtttttacaCTAAcaaaacttttctaaaaaaaatatatataacaaAATTCTTAAGAAGTtctgaggggaaaaaaaggaataaaacaaACAACGAGTACATCATGcatcattcacaaaaaattattgctgaCCGCAATTGTACCATACAGgcaaaagtacaaaaatatggTGACTGCTTGAGTTTGCAATTGTTATGCTTATGAATTTAtgatattggaaaaattgtacaaaatgaacattataTTCAAAGCACATTTCAGTTGTTGtatgagtcattttggagtgtCCGATTTAGGAGACCTTCACTCGCAACTGCAAGGAATtggtataagaaaaaaaattgttgagaaatagCAATGAAAACTCTGCTAGGAAATCTGAGAGCTTGCAATGATACCCTTCTTGGTTTTACATTGGTCTGATTGCCATCCAAAAAAGATCAAacaagtgaaaataaaaaataaaaaaaagcttAGTGGACAGATTACTTTTGAgaatgaggagaaaaaataaaattcctcaAAGGAAATAAAGTACTGAAACCTCCGGTGTTATCATTTTCACTGAGATCCATTTGGATAATATTTTAAACCAATGCAATTAggaattaaattaatttttctttttttgtttttgttttttgcagattatttttatacaattACTCAAAATAAACCAAtgcaattgaaaattgaattaatttcttcgtttttttttgtttttttgcggattATTTATACAATTACTCAAAATAATTAGAGCTATTCATgacttttgtgaaatttcaattaggcACCCACGTTTCCACCCACGTTCCTCGTAGAATTGTTCAACTTCTTCAAGCacatttttatgtaaataaGAGAACATTCAAAGGGTGTTGAATGTTGATGGCCCATCAAGTGTCATCACAGTTTTCAtcatcagtttttgatttcagaacGTACTCGTTCAGCTAAATATGCGATTAAACAGAACTTGCGTACAAAAATCCATCAATTTCCACGTTCAGatggatcacgaaaaaaaagttgaaagattttaaccaaaattagtGGAGATctacattttgaattgaaagtctgtcagaaaattttttggtgttcTACTAagcaaatcgctcacttttgaGATAggtaattcgtgttttgaaaatatcttcttttcaaaacagaaattttgcaCCATGTACTTATGCTAAAACATctgaaaatatcaataattctgaaattggggaaatattttggaatattatGCAGGCGCTAATTTATTGATCATTATTGCccatttgaaaacttttgaaattggtaATGGTGACAAAGAAATTCGCACCTCTCTATACCAAAATATTctcgcaatttcaaaaatgatatttttcgatatcATCACATAATTAACGCgtaataattgagaaaaaaatattttcaaaacacaaatttactcaaaaatatgcgatttgtaagttttttatcgctcagtagaacctcaaaagtggtcttggatctTGATAGAAATGGCCTGGACGATGCAAAATctcaaagtacataggtacataagtatgAACTATCTCTAGGAAATGggccattttttacaaaacaggTTGGGTTGGCTACTTTCTCCTTGGGGGCCCACATGTGTCCTACAAAAGTAGTACcttcgaagctaaaattttcttcaagtaactttcaattcaaaatgaatttcttcaCTAAAGGTCAATATCCTccgacttttttttctccataaatcTAATGCTAAAGATGAACACgattaaaacttcaaaatgaagaaataataaAACAGAAATACTTCAAAgacgaaaaattgattcaaactGCAGAGTTTTTTTTATACTTGAGAAAGTTCCAAAGAATCTGTGAAACTTTCATCAACAATTACTCGGATCACCGAGCGGAAGGCAAAAAAACACAGCCGGGCCCATTCGTCCTACGAACTCCAATTATCTTTAGGTATTgctattttcctttttttgaaatgaaagtgtTACTCGTTCACCGCATATTTTCAGGGAATATAATAGGAATAAGTAGAGTAGTAAACATGCGAAACGTTCAAAGTACGGAGCTGTTGCAACCTGGAGCAGTCAtacctatgcattttttttacaataataaagactaattataaaaacagaTACACAGCActagagcataaaatttgatgaaaaaaattgccacgaGCCATTGCAGTCAAGCAGGCATTAGGGAAGAAGCGAGTCGACCAGTGTGACCGGACTTTGCCATCTGTCGCAAATGATGCTGCAACTCGTCCGCAGATGGAATGACGCGTGCGAAGGGTAGCACGTGCGTGACCAGTGCGGGcgaagaaaagtgaaaatgcGACGGCGAGACCTTTCGGATGTTGCGCGAGAAAAGTGCCGCGTATGTTTCGGCGCTATCGTATGTTCGCGGTTTGACGAAAGGAGCGAACGATTTTTTGGGCCGGATATTGGATACCATTAGCCGACGAACGAGGCCGTTTAGCACGATAACGTCGGCCACCGTCTCTCGGCTCGAGTAATGATGTTTGAGAGCGACGTCGGCCACGCAGAACGTATCGGCGACAGCAGCTACATTGGTCAAGTCTTCGAATCGCGAAACGTAATTTTCCTGCAGAAAATTTGTCAACGTGGAAGGCCGATCGGCCAGGCTTTTCGCCAGCTGATCTGGATCGTGTACGAATGTGTAATCGCGAGCATGACGAACTTGTGGCTGTGTCTGCGTCAGCGGTTCCCTTTTGCAATACAAAATTCTTCCTAGTATTCTGAATAAGTCCGCCGAGCTGTGTTGGTCTTTAACGGCGGCTGCGGCGTTGTCTTCGCTATTGTTGGTGCTGCCACCAATCGCTGTTGCCGGTATCTGCTCCTTTTGCGACGGTGATGGTTTGATGATGGCGAAATAAAGTTTCAAAAGGGCGCATCTCAAGTCGCCACCCGATTGTTCGTGGAAAGATTGTAAGCTAACGTCGTCGGGTAAACGACCCACCAGCTGAGGATTGTGAACGAGTTCGATTTCGAGGACGCGTTTCAACGCTTTCGTGATCGCCGTACAATTGACGGCGTTGAAGGCGATATCCTGCACTCCGCATTCGCTGCGAATACTCTCCGGGAACAAATCGCGAGAAGTCGAATCATCGTTACACACAAATACCACCGGATACGTACTGTAATGGCggtattttctcaaaatatcgtGAAAAGAGTGCGGATTTTGCACGAACGAATGTGGAAAATCTTTTACCAGGATTACTTTCAAAGCCGGTGACGCTGGCTCGTTCTCGATGCCGGTAGTCAAGCAGCTGTATCGCGACGCGCGccataaaaaattatcgaatgtATCGCCGGCGCTGCTGCTAGTGCGAAAATAACGATTGTATTCGTCGCCGCCGCCATCGTCATCGATGTTGTAGTCGTCAGCTGCCAACCATTCGCGATCCAGCGGCGTGATCCATTCGATGATCTTGACGTTCAACGATTTGGCCAGCACGCGGAAAGTGGTGCTTTTGCCACTGCCGCTTGGCCCGTGTAACAGAAGGTATTTGCCATTGCCGCCGCTGCCATTCGAAATTCGTTCGCGTATCCAAGTACGAACTTGATCGACCTTCTTCACATGGATGACCAAATCTTCAGGAGTTTCGGGTTGATATTTGCTCAGCAAGTCGACGCCGACGGCGCCCTTTTTCACTGTAACGCTGGTGCTCGAATTTGTACCGGCAACTGGTCGACGGCGACGAGTAGCGCCTCCGGTATTTTTCGTCTTACGTTTTTTCGATAACGTTCCGGGTTCTGCTTCGGTCGTCGCTATCGCCGCCGCATCGAAAGAAGGTGTAACCCAACGTTTACTCATCGTACTATCTTTCTAGCTACCTGAAAATGATAAAAGTATCGTAATGTAACAGTCACACGACTACAGGCAATTTTTTCTTAGGAAACCTAATATGGCCACAGAAGAAGATtcatagaaattttcatttaatcatgccttcagttcattttttttcctcttccgCTTCcgagaaaaatgtgatttctgaTAAGCTACAATTTTCACTCAAGTTTTCCAAGatgaaacttgatgaaatttcagattaAATTCGTGATAATCTCTTCAGTATACGAGTATGTCCGAATGCGTTGTTCAATAAAGGAACTAATTATATGCAGCGAGATTTCAACCTTACCAAAGGTCAATAACATCTTCAGATTTTGTGAGTGTAAAATTATGGCTCAAAGAAATGAATAACTAGACATCCAATTCAGTGATTTACTGCGAATTGGAGATGAATTCTTTACTGGCGAAGAATCGGccatgaattaaaaaaatatgttgcaGAAATTCGGCTTGAATGAAATCTGCATTAAAACTGCTCGAGTCGCGTGATGAATGAAAATGGCATTAATTTAACCACCCTGGTTGTAGTAAAACTTCAGTAGATGAAATTCACTTGACCGTTGCTTCATGAACCTTGCTGTTGCCTGTATTTATGGATTGTTTTGTTCTGTTGAAATTCAGTTcattggtgatttttgaattttcatttcctatttttttttttcaaaaatcattttttgcccaatttttaaTGGAGCCAAGGAgcacatttaaaaatgttttctgaaaaactgaaatacgaAAATCATGTAAGTACTCAAATTTAAGTTGATAATCGACGACGTCTGCATAATTGAAATGTTTCACATCACTCATTGAATAATGCAAACTGAGTGGAGTTCTGTTTACATTAGGTATGTCCATCGGTTTACCAGAGATCGCCGCATTTTAGATGCACCAGTTGGccagttacaaaaaaaagtttctccaCATTCAAGAAGCAAACTCTACGAGTAGGTTTTGTTTTTACTCAGCAGCAAATGCAGCAAGAGCGGTAGGATGACAGAAAGTTCGACACAGctgatgtaaaaaataaaagcaaaaatgCGAGAGATAAAACGAGCCAACGATTCAAAGGAAACTTACAAGATACTCGAGAAAAAGGTAGGCAAAATAATCAttcaattgacaaaaaatttgaatcgaagTTGAGGGTTTAAAGGTTTCCCATTTGAAAGTGCATTTTGATTGAAGTACTCAATTCATTTTGAGGCGATCGTTCGCAATGACTTGTTTATGGTAAGCGAAGGAGtcagaaatggaaaatgaatACTAAATAgaaactaatttttcatttcaactctcAAGACATTATGAGTTAATTGCTCATCATAAATTAACCAAGTTGAAGTCGAATGAGGGAATTTGATTATCATCTTTGACCTTCCAATGTGGCCTCAGGTTTAGAATGTCAATTTATAAACACAACGTAATTTCAGGCAAacgttttggcaatttcaacaaatttagaGAAGTCAAGCGGACAATTTCAAGAAAGTTGCAAaactacaattttcaaaaaatcccaccTCAGTTCTCGTTATTGTTTGAtaggaaaaaagttcaattctgTTTGGATGCGATTTTCATCGATATGGTGGGAGGGATTCTTTGATTTGTACATTAAAAACACGGCTATTTAagctattttaatttttattttgaattttaattttttttatcaagggCTACCCACCGGCTCAACACCCTTTTATGGATTATTTGTCACATCTCCTCTCTCCAGCAACGTATCGCAATTTCGAAGTAAATTAAATTTGCCAAACTACTTCGTCGACTGCATTACCACGACTACGTTGTAATTCAATAATGTCTTCTTGTTTCATAAACTCTTCAGCGCGAATGGTTTCTATTAAATTAGCATAAATTACACTTATATTTCAGATAAGTTAAAATTCACCCTAATTAACAAGTTTTAGAATGTAATTCGATATTTCGATTGcaatatttacctactcgtcaataaaaatataatatgtacttgaatcAGAAAACTAgtgtaattcaaaaacaaaaaaaacgattattttcaaattaaatttttcccaaCATTGTTCAAATATCACCAACGACCTTCAAAAGGTGCAAAATTCATACCCGGTAACATTTTCAACATACTTCGAGCCCATTCAACAGAtgtgaaatgtttaaaattcgAGGCACTGGTCCTAACCCTAATCATGGCGATACCAGTTCGTATACCTACTTGGAAGCTGAACAATGCGATAATACATATTTCGCACAAGCTTCACATCGAGTCGATAACCGCTCAATTATATTCTAATCGAGACTAGCTGCAAGTCGAATTTTCGACGCTTGTAAAAAACTAAAACGAACCATAGTTACGTATAATGCATATTAAACGCCATCAGAATTCACGGAATGCTGAGAAACCAGTTTGCCACGTTATTTAATGTCGACTGATAAACTGAGTCAGGTTATTTGTCGTTGAAAATGCAGTTATAATAATAGGTAAATAATATCAATGTGCGAACAGTTACACCGTGCACAATTAATATAGCGGTAATCTTCAGTTTGCTTACCTTTTTATTTTACTATTATTCAACTCGAGCATATAGTTCTCGAACCAATTTACTGAGGAAAATTCTCTTATTCGTGTAAATTTTAAACGCTGACCGGGTAATCTTAATTACACCTTCGTACGGTCGTCGGTGATTAAAAACAATGAGCATAACATCGCCTTTATAGCGCAGTTATGATTTAATTACAACGTAAAATCGTCGTTCTTTGCCGATGAATGCGAAAGCAAAAGCCAATGTCATTTTTAAATAGGTTTCATTTTCTATGCACGCGTTTAGAAGAACCCCCGCGCCGTCAAGTCTTACTACATATTACGTTAAAAACTATTCGCTTACATGGTCGTGGAAGTTGTTTTTCATCCGCGATCATGtgaatgtaataaaatttcaaaaataatatctttcTGTTCTCAGACAAATGCTGTAATTACAACGTCCAGTGGTCAATGCACAGGTTTTCATGCAGTAGAATATCACGTTTGTTGCTCAAAAATCCAACtcgaaaaaatgaagagaaagggctcatttttcatcaattttttttctcattttgtttttctacatgtcaaaaacacaacaaaatggatctaaaaatgaggaaaaatcaaattcttgcCAACAaccattttgtttatttttttaatcgcaGTAAAATTAATAGcgtttttgatcaaattacgAAACCAGCAAGAGGTATTCCAAGACAAACCCCATTAAGTATATATAGTATCATTTTCGAGCAAATCAAACCCTCACACACTTCAACCGGATAATTCAATCAGCAAAATTTCTACCGAAACACCAAGAAAAGGAGAACGAAACTAATACACATTGATAAGGGAATGAGATGTAATCTCATatccagaagaaaaaaaaatatggaaaaaatcgtaaaggtattttttgcatgaaaataAATGCCGTGCCAAATTATTGACAGcatttagaaattttcgaaCTCCAAAGAAGAAGTTATCAACGTACTCGCGAATATTTCACAAGAAATGGTACATTAAAGAATCCAGTTTAGAGTTACATGATTGAAAAgtaaggtacctattcaataaaTTGAGTTAAAAAATGGGCTATCGAGTTCacaaatgaataatttcaattcgacAAAATACAAATACTGTTTGTAAGATTCGTGGTTACAATTccaacaaaaaccaaaataccAATAACTTGAAAATCCAACCAGCATGCACAATACACGATACGTTGTCAAAAACACACACGAACGTTAGTTGCAGGTGAACTGACCGGTGAAAATCATCGACAATACAATATTACGTACGGTCAAATAGCGAAAGCGTTTTCGCAGCCGTCATAAATGGCGAAGAAAACAAGCTCGTAAAAAAGTAGAGCAAAAAAGTCTTTAAAAGGCGATTTCAAGAATCCAGTTTGGACGCTGATTTACAAACGCGTCGCGTCGCGAATTAGGTTTTAATTTGTTTGTAACGTGAATAATTACATTACAAAGGTTAAACAAATCTATTCTCGCGGATATTGTGTCTTCAAGCACACGTTTAACAACGTGCTTTTATAACCACATGCACGAACACGAATCGATGTCACTCTTGGCAAAACAATTTGTTCGCGACGCCTTGTAAATAAGCCGCAtcttgtacgagtatgtatgtacaatgcACACCTATACAAAGATATAGTCTCTTTATACTTGCATAGTGCATACCTACATAACGGAAtaagtttttataaaaacctGGAATCTTGTTAGTAAAATCAACACGAAACTCGAGGGGCTTTTCCGTCGCA is from Planococcus citri chromosome 1, ihPlaCitr1.1, whole genome shotgun sequence and encodes:
- the Rad17 gene encoding cell cycle checkpoint protein RAD17, with protein sequence MSKRWVTPSFDAAAIATTEAEPGTLSKKRKTKNTGGATRRRRPVAGTNSSTSVTVKKGAVGVDLLSKYQPETPEDLVIHVKKVDQVRTWIRERISNGSGGNGKYLLLHGPSGSGKSTTFRVLAKSLNVKIIEWITPLDREWLAADDYNIDDDGGGDEYNRYFRTSSSAGDTFDNFLWRASRYSCLTTGIENEPASPALKVILVKDFPHSFVQNPHSFHDILRKYRHYSTYPVVFVCNDDSTSRDLFPESIRSECGVQDIAFNAVNCTAITKALKRVLEIELVHNPQLVGRLPDDVSLQSFHEQSGGDLRCALLKLYFAIIKPSPSQKEQIPATAIGGSTNNSEDNAAAAVKDQHSSADLFRILGRILYCKREPLTQTQPQVRHARDYTFVHDPDQLAKSLADRPSTLTNFLQENYVSRFEDLTNVAAVADTFCVADVALKHHYSSRETVADVIVLNGLVRRLMVSNIRPKKSFAPFVKPRTYDSAETYAALFSRNIRKVSPSHFHFSSPALVTHVLPFARVIPSADELQHHLRQMAKSGHTGRLASSLMPA